Below is a genomic region from Azoarcus sp. KH32C.
CGAGGAGAAGCTTGCGTACCCACATTGTTCAGTCCTTGCGGCCTTGCCGCCGCAGGCCGCGGCGGGCGATCACGGAAACGCCGACGAGGGCGAGCGCCCCGCCGAGCGACCACGGCAGCCACGGCGGGGTGCCGCTCGCGGCGGGAGCGAGCGCGGGCGCGCCCGAGGGCGGCGCGATATCGAGCTCGGCAGCGACGAGGTCGGCCAGGTCACCCGCCTGCACCGTGAGGGCGAGCGGATGCCTGCCCGCCGCCGGCATCGCGAACGGCAGCCGGTAGGTGGCGGGCGCCGATTCGGTCGCCGTGCCCGTCACGCCGGCCCCTTCGACTTCCACCTGCGCGCCGGCCAAGGGCTCGTTCGTGAGGCGCCGGTCGATGTAGAGCGTGAGCTCCCCGGCCTCGAGCACGCCGACGACTTCGAGGTCGTCGGTCTGCGCCTCGAAACGCGGCGACCGGCTCGCGAGCGCCTGCACCGCCGGCGGCGCGTCGTCGTGCGCGTGGCCCTCGTGCCCCCACGCGAGCCATGGCGCGGCCAGCGCAGCGGCGAGGGTGGCGGCGGCGGTGAACGTCTTCATGGCAACAATCCTTGCGCTTGATTCAGGCGGGCCACCGCGAGCGCGACGGCCGTCTTCTGCAATGTCCGGGCGGCTTCGGCTTCCTGTGCCTGGGCCTGCGCGCGCAGCAACTGCGCGAGCGGCAGCTCGCCGAGGTCGAATCCCTTGCGCGTCAGCCGCAGGTTCTCGGCGGCGGCGGCGCGGCGCTGGTCGGCGAGCGCCGCCGCGCGTTCCGCGTTCGCGAGCCCCGTCCTCGCGTCGCGCAATTCGGCCGCGACGGCCGCCTCGGCGGCGCTCAGCTCGGCGTGAGCCTTGACGATCTCGGTGTTCGCCGCGGCGACGAGCGGCCGGTTGCGCGCCTCGGTGCCGAAGGGAATGCGGATGCCGACACGCACGTTGTCCCGCGTCGGCGAATCGAAGTCGTCACGTCCGCGCTGGTATTGCACGGTCAGCTCCGGCGCGTCGCGCGAGGCGCCCTGCACCGCCTGCAGGTTCGACTGCGCGCGGGCGAGCGCGCGCCGTCCCGCTTCGATGCGCGGATGATCCGGCGCCGCGGCCTCCGTCGGCGCGGCATCGCGGCGCGGCTCCTCGGCATCGGCGGGCAAGGTCGCGAAGCCGGTCAGCAGCGAATAGCGCTGCATCGCCTGCGCGACCCGGTTCCCGGCCTCCAGTTCCGCCGCCTCGGCGGCGAGCCGCTCGCCCTGCGCGAGCAGCAGGTCGCTGCGCGCGAGGTCGCCGGCCGACACCCGGCGCGCGACTTCCTGCTCGAGCTGCCTCGCACTGTCGCTTCGGCCGAACGCGAGCTCGCGCTCGGCGTCGGCGGCCCGCAGCGCCCAGATTGCATCGCGCAGTTCGCCTGCGACCTGCAGGCGCAGCGCGACGACTTCGAGCTCGTTTTCCGCCGCCTCGGCAGCGACCAGCTCCTGTTGTGCCCCGCGCTGACCCGGCAGCCATAGCGGAGCGGCGACTTCGACCTCGAATTCGCGCTTCCCGGCGTTGGCGAGTGGTCGGTCGGTGCGCTGGCCCAGCGACAGCGCCGGCGGGCCGGCGAGCCACGCATCGGCCTGCACGCGCCGGGCGCGCACTTCGTCGCCCCTCGCCTCGGCCGCGAGCAGCTGCGGATTTCGCGCATACGCGGCGGCGGCCGCATCCCGCAGCGTTTGCGCGCTGCCGGCCACGGGAAAGGCCAGCGACGCGATCAGCAACGCCTTGTCGAACATCGCCATGAGAATCGGGATTGCCTGTGAATAAGGAGGATGGTCCGGCAGCATGACCGGTCGCAGCCGACATCCGGCTGACAGTCGGATTACATTCCTGTAATCCGTCCCTCGCGAACGCCTATGCAAAACATGGCAAACTGATGCGGCCGGCAGTTCCGGCAAGATGGCGCGCGGCCAGTCGTCCCGCCCGATGCGGCTGTCCGGGCACGAACCAACCAAAAAGAATCAGGAGGTTCCGGAAATGAGCTTCTTACGCGAATTCAGAGAGTTCGCCATGCGCGGCAACGTCGTCGATCTCGCGGTCGGCGTGATCATCGGCGGAGCCTTCGGCAAGATCGTCGAATCCTTCGTCAAGGACGTCGTGATGCCGCTGCTGGGCCGCCTGATCGGCCAGGTCGATTTCAAACACCTCTACATCAATCTCGGCAGCCAGAGTTACGACTCGCTCGACGCCGCGGAGAAGGCCGGCGCCCCGTTGGTGAAGTACGGGGCCTTCATCAATACGACGATCGATTTCATCATCATCGCCTTCGCGATCTTCGTCGCGATCAAGGCGATAAACCGGCTCAAGCGCAGCGAGCCGCCGGCGGCGGAGCCGGAACCCGCGCCGCCGGTGGAAAGCGAGGAAGTGAAGCTGCTGCGCGAGATCCGCGACACGCTGCGCGAGCGCACCTAAAACGCAAGCCGGCAGCGATCAGGCCGCTTCGCCCGCCTCGGCGCCGACGCGCTCGAGGCGGTAGCCGAAGTTGTAGGCCGGCACGAGGCGGTATCCGCGCTCGGGGCGCAGTTCCAGCTTCATGCGCACGCGGCTGATGTGCGTGTCGACGGTACGCGTCGCCACCGTCGGACTGCGGCCCCACACGGCCTCGAGCATGTGGCCGCGCGACACCAAGCGCCCGAGGTTGCGGAAGAGGAAGACCGCGAGGTCGAATTCCTTGTCGGTCAGCTCGAGCCCGGCTCCGTCGAGTTGGGCCTCCTTGTGCGTGACGTCGAAACGGTAGGGGCCCACCACCACGACCTGCTCGTTGGCCTGCGAGCGGCCGCGCCGCAACACGGCATCGACGCGGGCGAGCAGTTCCCAGCGGCGTACGGGCTTGACGATGTAGTCGTCGGCCCCGCCGGTGAGCGCCGCAACCACATCCTCCTCGGCGTCGCGCGCCGTCACGAACACCACCGGCGTGTCGTTGTTGCGCTCCTTGCGCAACCACTCCAGCACCTCCTGGCCGCTGAGCTGCGGCAGGATGCTGTCGAGCAGGAAGAAATCGAAACTCTCGCGCGCCGCTATGCGCATGAAGTCGCGCGCGTCGGCAAAGCAATACAAATCGTGGCCGGACTCGCGCAGCCACAGTGCAAGCATCTCGCTTTGCAGCGGGTCGTCCTCGAGGATCGCAATTCTCACGTTTGCCTCCCGTGCGTGGCTAGGGCGCGCCCTCCCGGCACGCCGGATTTCGACGGCGCGGGATCAACTCAGGCGTAATCGCCGACATAGGGGTTGGATTCGCGCTCGTCGCCGAAGGTCGACATCGGACCGTGTCCGGGGACGAAGTTCACATCGTCGCCGAGCGGGAAAAGCTTCTCGCGGATCGAACGGATCAGGCCCGCGTGGTCGCCGCGCGGGAAATCGGTGCGACCGATCGAGCCCGCAAAGAGCACGTCGCCGACCAGCGCGAGGCGCGCCTCCGGATGGAAGAACACAACGTGGCCGGGGGTGTGGCCGGGCGCGTGGATCACCCGCAGCGTCTCCTCGCCGACGGTCACGGTGTCGCCCTCGCGCAGCCAGCGGTCGGGCTCGAAGGACTCGACGTCGGGGAAGCCGAACATCTTGCTCTGCTGCGGCATGCCCGCGATCCAGAAACGGTCTTCCTCCTGCGGGCCTTCGATCGGCACCTTCAGCTCCCGCGCGAGCTTGGCCGCCCCGCCCGCATGGTCGATGTGGCCATGCGTGATCAGGATCTTCTCAACCGTCACGCCGAGTTCGGCGACGGCGGAATAGATGCGTCCGAGATCGCCGCCAGGGTCGACGACGGCGGCCTTGCGGCTGCGGTCGCACCACAGGATCGTGCAATTCTGCTCGAACGGGGTTACCGGAACGATACGCAACTGGATCATGACGAAAGGAACTGCATCTGATGCGGACAGGGGCACAGTGTAGCGCGGCTCGCCGCGCTGCGCAGATTCGCGTAAATCCCTAGGCGAGTCCGCAAGAGCACTAGCAGGCGACATTTCCCGCCTGTCTCAGCGCAACAGCGCGACGCCCTTCACCTGCGCGAAGAGTTCCATCCCCGGCGCGATCGCGAGCTCTACGGCGGAACGTTTGGTGATGCGAGCGAGCAGCGGCGCGCCGCGCACGTCGAGCCGCACCAGCACGCGGCCCGGCGCGTCGTCGTCGAGCGTGACGACGCGCGCCGGCAGCACGTTGAGGATGCTGGAGTCGTGGCGTTCGGCGAGCGCGAGGCTCACGTCGCGCGCCAGGACCCGGGCGCGCACGGGAGCACCGAGGCGCGTGTCGAGGCCTGCGAGCCACAAGGGCAGGCCGGCGAATTCGAGGCGGCTCAGTGCATAGGCCTCGTCGTGCCCGGCGACCATCGCGTCGATCACGACGAAGGCGTCCTCGTCGCGCGCGAGCGGCAGGTCGAGGCGCGCCATCACCTCGCCGATCGGCCCCGCGGCGAGCACCCGGCCGCCGTCGAGCAGCACGACGTGATCGGCGAGCCTGGCGACTTCCTCGGGCGCGTGGCTGACGTACACGACGGGAATGTCGAGCGTGTCGTGCAGGCGTTCGAGGTAGGGCAGAATCTCGGCCTTGCGCCGCAGGTCGAGCGCCGCGAGCGGCTCGTCCATCAGCAGCAGCCGGGGGCTCGTCGCGAGCGCACGGGCGATCGCGACGCGCTGGCGCTCCCCGCCCGAGAGCCTGTCCGGCAGGCGGTTGAGCAGCGGTTCGATGCCGAGCAGCGCGATCGCGTGATCGAGCGATACCCGCCGCTCGGCTGCCGCGACGCGCTTCAGGCCGAATTCGAGATTGCGACGCACCGACAGGTGGGGGAAGAGGCTCGCCTCCTGGAAGACGTAGCCAAGCGGCCGCTTGTGGGTCGGCAGAAAGACGCCGCGCGCGTCGTCCTGCCACACCTCGCCGCGGACCGCGAGATAGCCGCCCGGGGCGCGTTCGAGCCCCGCGAGGCAGCGCAGCAGTGTCGTCTTGCCCGAGCCGGACGCGCCGAAGAGCGCGCTGACGCCGCGCCCGGGCAAAGCGAGCTCGGCCTGCAACGAGAAACCGGGCCACGCGACGCGGAAGCGCGCGTCGATCGCGGCGGGCGACACGTCCGCCGCATTCATCGCGCCACCCCACGTTTGCGGCTGTACAAGACCCACAACACGGCGAAGCTGAAGAGCAGCATCCCGGCCGACAGCCAGTGCGCCTCGGCGTATTCGAGCGCCTCGACGTGGTCGTAGATCTGCACCGAAACGACGCGCGTATGCTCCGGAATATTGCCCCCGATCATCAGCACGACGCCGAATTCGCCGACGGTGTGCGCAAAGCCGAGCACTGCCGCGGTCAGGAAACCGGGGCGCGCAAGCGGCAGGACGACGCTGACGAAGGTGTCGAAGGCACCGGCGCGCAGCGTCGCCGCGACTTCCAGCGGCCGCTCGCCGATCGCCTCGAAAGCCTGCTGCAGCGGTTGCACGACGAAGGGCATCGAGTAGAACACGGAGCCGACGACGAGGCCCGCGAAGCTGAATGGCAGCAGGCCGAGCCCGAGCGCCTGCGTGAGCTGTCCGACCGGGCCGTGCGGCCCGAGCAGCAGGAGCAGGTAGAAGCCGATCACGGTCGGCGGCAGCACCAGCGGCAGCGCGACGACCGCGC
It encodes:
- a CDS encoding MBL fold metallo-hydrolase, giving the protein MIQLRIVPVTPFEQNCTILWCDRSRKAAVVDPGGDLGRIYSAVAELGVTVEKILITHGHIDHAGGAAKLARELKVPIEGPQEEDRFWIAGMPQQSKMFGFPDVESFEPDRWLREGDTVTVGEETLRVIHAPGHTPGHVVFFHPEARLALVGDVLFAGSIGRTDFPRGDHAGLIRSIREKLFPLGDDVNFVPGHGPMSTFGDERESNPYVGDYA
- the modC gene encoding molybdenum ABC transporter ATP-binding protein; the protein is MNAADVSPAAIDARFRVAWPGFSLQAELALPGRGVSALFGASGSGKTTLLRCLAGLERAPGGYLAVRGEVWQDDARGVFLPTHKRPLGYVFQEASLFPHLSVRRNLEFGLKRVAAAERRVSLDHAIALLGIEPLLNRLPDRLSGGERQRVAIARALATSPRLLLMDEPLAALDLRRKAEILPYLERLHDTLDIPVVYVSHAPEEVARLADHVVLLDGGRVLAAGPIGEVMARLDLPLARDEDAFVVIDAMVAGHDEAYALSRLEFAGLPLWLAGLDTRLGAPVRARVLARDVSLALAERHDSSILNVLPARVVTLDDDAPGRVLVRLDVRGAPLLARITKRSAVELAIAPGMELFAQVKGVALLR
- a CDS encoding response regulator transcription factor, encoding MRIAILEDDPLQSEMLALWLRESGHDLYCFADARDFMRIAARESFDFFLLDSILPQLSGQEVLEWLRKERNNDTPVVFVTARDAEEDVVAALTGGADDYIVKPVRRWELLARVDAVLRRGRSQANEQVVVVGPYRFDVTHKEAQLDGAGLELTDKEFDLAVFLFRNLGRLVSRGHMLEAVWGRSPTVATRTVDTHISRVRMKLELRPERGYRLVPAYNFGYRLERVGAEAGEAA
- the mscL gene encoding large conductance mechanosensitive channel protein MscL, whose product is MSFLREFREFAMRGNVVDLAVGVIIGGAFGKIVESFVKDVVMPLLGRLIGQVDFKHLYINLGSQSYDSLDAAEKAGAPLVKYGAFINTTIDFIIIAFAIFVAIKAINRLKRSEPPAAEPEPAPPVESEEVKLLREIRDTLRERT
- a CDS encoding TolC family protein codes for the protein MAMFDKALLIASLAFPVAGSAQTLRDAAAAAYARNPQLLAAEARGDEVRARRVQADAWLAGPPALSLGQRTDRPLANAGKREFEVEVAAPLWLPGQRGAQQELVAAEAAENELEVVALRLQVAGELRDAIWALRAADAERELAFGRSDSARQLEQEVARRVSAGDLARSDLLLAQGERLAAEAAELEAGNRVAQAMQRYSLLTGFATLPADAEEPRRDAAPTEAAAPDHPRIEAGRRALARAQSNLQAVQGASRDAPELTVQYQRGRDDFDSPTRDNVRVGIRIPFGTEARNRPLVAAANTEIVKAHAELSAAEAAVAAELRDARTGLANAERAAALADQRRAAAAENLRLTRKGFDLGELPLAQLLRAQAQAQEAEAARTLQKTAVALAVARLNQAQGLLP
- the modB gene encoding molybdate ABC transporter permease subunit — translated: MTTAILLVVGTPIAWWLARTRSRLKAVVGAVVALPLVLPPTVIGFYLLLLLGPHGPVGQLTQALGLGLLPFSFAGLVVGSVFYSMPFVVQPLQQAFEAIGERPLEVAATLRAGAFDTFVSVVLPLARPGFLTAAVLGFAHTVGEFGVVLMIGGNIPEHTRVVSVQIYDHVEALEYAEAHWLSAGMLLFSFAVLWVLYSRKRGVAR